One genomic segment of Mycolicibacterium chubuense NBB4 includes these proteins:
- a CDS encoding LysR family transcriptional regulator, whose translation MAKSAVSVCKNAYVSTANRRPSADDLLVLLSVGRTGRYTTAAEELGLNHTTISRRIAALEQSMGGRVLARVAGGWELTELGREALAAAEAVESAVRSLSTDAGGRRALEGVVRISATDGFSAYIAAPAAAAVQRRHPKVAVEIVATTRPASQQRSGLDVEVVVGEPKVHRAEALRLADYCLGLYGSRDYLAAHGAPSSVADLHRFPLIYFIDSMLQVDDLDLAASFAPAMRESVTSTNVFVHVEATRASAGLGLLPCFMADRHPDLVRVLAKPVSIRLAYWLVTRAETLRRPEVAAVVEAIRDRVRAQHDVLLGAR comes from the coding sequence ACCGGCGTCCCAGCGCCGATGACCTCCTGGTTCTGCTGTCGGTCGGGCGGACCGGCCGCTACACGACGGCCGCCGAGGAACTCGGGCTCAACCACACCACGATCAGCCGTCGTATCGCCGCTCTCGAGCAGTCGATGGGTGGCCGCGTGCTGGCCCGGGTGGCCGGCGGATGGGAGCTCACCGAACTCGGGCGCGAGGCGCTCGCGGCGGCCGAGGCCGTGGAATCGGCCGTCCGGTCGCTGTCCACGGACGCCGGCGGACGTCGCGCGCTGGAAGGCGTCGTGCGGATCTCGGCGACCGACGGCTTCTCGGCGTACATCGCCGCACCCGCCGCCGCGGCGGTCCAGCGTCGGCACCCCAAGGTCGCGGTGGAGATCGTGGCCACCACCCGGCCCGCCTCCCAGCAGCGTTCCGGTCTCGACGTCGAGGTCGTCGTCGGCGAACCGAAGGTGCACCGCGCGGAGGCGCTCCGACTCGCCGATTACTGCCTCGGCCTCTACGGCTCCCGCGACTACCTCGCCGCACACGGCGCGCCGTCGAGTGTGGCCGATCTGCACCGCTTTCCGCTGATCTATTTCATCGACTCGATGCTGCAGGTCGACGATCTGGATTTGGCGGCGAGCTTCGCCCCCGCCATGCGCGAATCGGTGACCTCGACCAACGTGTTCGTCCACGTCGAGGCGACGCGGGCCTCCGCGGGGCTGGGACTGCTCCCCTGCTTCATGGCCGACCGGCATCCGGACCTGGTCCGCGTGCTGGCCAAGCCGGTGTCGATCCGCCTTGCGTACTGGCTGGTCACGCGCGCGGAGACGCTGCGCCGGCCCGAGGTGGCTGCCGTCGTCGAGGCGATCCGCGACCGTGTCCGCGCCCAGCACGACGTCCTGCTCGGCGCGCGCTAA